A single Lolium perenne isolate Kyuss_39 chromosome 6, Kyuss_2.0, whole genome shotgun sequence DNA region contains:
- the LOC127321220 gene encoding F-box protein At3g56470, with product MDRGKRAVDWPPTGDERKTKKPCCAFNPPTTATVPEISSLLSSLSVAKRHRSSVADDDHHALKRPRHHHHHDALAQLLHARMRGLEICSDETDMEDTSNSIRRPRRDWSSFTPDMLRLICGRLPLADVPRFAAVCRHWSSCAFPVYPADTAPVLLSTVVTGNGSSVRCYHPCLHKMFVLATPPQTRLPQGSRVFSAAADGCLMLRTPRKTVLFAPLLDDGSSVFESPQREDDEGFMCCAPPQHDDEGSYCNDPKVFAVYPELDAIKIQSWDGQSWRSFHNSGKFFKTSFSCNPVMHRGKLYCLGQAGNLGVYDPGKVKWRVLPKPASFGSEFQYKNCYLVESQGELLAALAGGNSGMPAAIHVLRLNEKKMKWERVESLGGRSLFTGTTSSLSMARPPQSMANKVFLPRFYGRPQVIHAELASSGGRLFFVAKEAMPKKDEDGGGSAWCYDLDLDSHRPFAGASCKNLLQHVWIHLGRVASPRNDLMVIG from the exons ATGGATCGGGGGAAGAGGGCGGTGGACTGGCCGCCGACGGgcgacgagaggaagacgaagaagCCATGCTGCGCCTTCAATCCTCCTACCACCGCCACTGTACCAGAGATCTCCTCCCTCCTCTCGTCGCTCTCCGTCGCCAAGCGGCACCGCTCTTCCGTCGCCGACGATGACCACCACGCCCTCAAGCGCCCgcgtcaccaccaccaccacgatgCCCTAGCCCAATTACTACACGCCCGGATGCGAG GGTTGGAGATCTGCTCCGATGAAACGGATATGGAAGACACTAGTAATAGCATCCGGCGGCCGCGCCGTGATTGGTCGAGCTTCACGCCGGACATGCTCCGGCTGATATGCGGCCGGCTCCCGCTGGCCGACGTCCCCCGGTTTGCCGCTGTGTGCAGGCACTGGAGCTCGTGCGCGTTCCCGGTCTACCCGGCCGACACCGCCCCCGTCCTTCTCAGCACCGTGGTCACCGGCAACGGCTCGTCGGTCCGGTGCTACCATCCCTGCCTGCACAAGATGTTCGTCCTCGCAACTCCTCCCCAAACACGTCTGCCTCAAGGCAGCAGGGTCTTCTCGGCTGCCGCTGACGGATGTCTGATGCTCAGGACGCCGAGGAAGACCGTCCTGTTCGCTCCTCTGCTGGACGATGGCAGCTCCGTGTTCGAGAGCCCGCAAAGGGAGGACGACGAAGGGTTCATGTGCTGCGCGCCACCGCAACACGATGATGAGGGTAGTTACTGCAACGACCCCAAGGTTTTCGCCGTCTACCCGGAATTGGACGCCATCAAGATTCAGAGCTGGGATGGGCAAAGCTGGAGGAGCTTTCACAATAGTGGAAAATTCTTTAAAACGTCCTTTAGCTGCAACCCGGTGATGCACCGGGGGAAGCTGTACTGCCTGGGTCAAGCGGGGAATTTAGGGGTGTATGATCCCGGTAAAGTCAAATGGAGAGTGCTTCCTAAACCAGCCAGTTTCGGTTCAGAGTTTCAGTACAAGAATTGCTACCTCGTCGAGTCGCAGGGGGAGCTGCTCGCTGCTCTCGCGGGAGGCAACAGCGGGATGCCTGCTGCTATTCATGTGCTgaggctcaacgagaagaagatgaagtgggaGAGGGTGGAGTCCTTGGGTGGCCGCTCCCTCTTCACCGGAACCACATCGTCGCTGTCGATGGCCAGGCCGCCCCAATCCATGGCAAACAAGGTGTTCCTTCCCAGGTTCTACGGGCGTCCTCAGGTGATCCATGCAGAACTCGCAAGCTCTGGCGGTCGTCTCTTCTTCGTGGCCAAGGAGGCAATGCCCAAGAAGGATGAAGATGGCGGCGGCAGCGCCTGGTGCTACGACCTGGATTTGGATTCCCATAGGCCGTTTGCAGGAGCTTCGTGCAAGAATCTGCTGCAGCATGTGTGGATTCATCTCGGCCGTGTTGCTTCGCCCAGGAATGATTTAATGGTTATAGGCTGA
- the LOC127321221 gene encoding uncharacterized protein — MAGLLCPPSVVFSPPQYCSPPPSRWSPRRPAAIRHRAPRIRSSTSSTSESSTTISPTESTTTTTVKLTYLEFNGWVWELDGGFRILVDPILDGNLDFGIPWLFDAAKKTLKNNDGLDLAGVDLLLITQSLDDHCHLRTLTRISAATPNLPVVTTPNARPIVSALPFTNVTYIEPGESTTVGGGTIEVLATAGPVLGPPWQRPENGYIITTTTTGHSLYYEPHCVYDAAFLRDRGLRADVLITPVVRQLLPANFTLVSGQEDAVDLAKQLRPSYVVPMSNGEFDAKGLLTAILTRQGTVEAFKALLREALPQVQVMEPTPGVPLNINLNRNTSSSSS, encoded by the coding sequence ATGGCCGGCCTCCTCTGTCCTCCCTCCGTCGTCTTCTCGCCACCACAGTACTGCTCTCCTCCTCCATCACGGTGGTCACCTCGTCGGCCAGCAGCAATCCGCCACCGCGCCCCAAGAATTAGAAGCAGCACCAGCAGCACGAGTGAGTCCTCCACCACCATCTCCCCAACTgaatcgacgacgacgacgacggtgaAGCTGACGTACCTGGAGTTCAACGGGTGGGTGTGGGAGCTGGACGGCGGCTTCCGCATCCTCGTCGACCCCATCCTCGACGGCAACCTCGACTTCGGCATCCCCTGGCTCTTTGACGCCGCCAAGAAGACGCTCAAGAACAACGATGGACTCGACCTCGCCGGCGTGGACCTGCTCCTCATCACCCAGAGCCTCGACGACCACTGCCACCTCCGCACGCTCACCCGCATCTCCGCCGCCACGCCGAACCTACCCGTCGTCACCACGCCCAACGCCCGGCCCATCGTCTCCGCGCTCCCCTTCACAAACGTCACCTACATCGAGCCAGGTGAGTCCACCACCGTTGGAGGCGGCACCATCGAGGTGCTCGCCACCGCCGGCCCCGTGCTCGGCCCGCCCTGGCAGCGCCCCGAGAACGGCtacatcatcaccaccaccacaacTGGGCATAGCCTCTACTACGAGCCGCACTGCGTCTACGACGCCGCCTTCCTGCGAGACAGGGGCCTGCGCGCCGACGTGCTCATCACGCccgtcgtcaggcagctcctcccgGCAAACTTCACCCTCGTCTCTGGCCAGGAGGACGCCGTCGACCTCGCCAAGCAGCTCCGGCCGAGCTACGTCGTGCCCATGAGCAACGGCGAGTTTGATGCCAAGGGCCTCCTCACCGCCATCCTCACGAGGCAGGGCACCGTCGAGGCGTTCAAGGCTCTGCTCCGGGAGGCGCTCCCGCAGGTGCAGGTCATGGAGCCCACGCCCGGCGTCCCACTAAACATCAACCTCAACCGCAACacttcatcgtcatcatcatag
- the LOC127321207 gene encoding uncharacterized protein, whose product MQMTEAPFLPRERLFKQQQYFQNLSKHTHLKGRYDVITSVGIPLALAASSLIMIGRGVYNMSHGIGKKQ is encoded by the exons ATGCAGATGACTGAAGCTCCATTTTTGCCACGTGAAAGGCTTTTTAAGCAGCAGCAGTATTTCCAGAACCTGAGCAAGCACACTCACCTGAAAGGGCGTTACGACGTCATCACCTCTGTCGGCATCCCCCTCGCGCTTGCTGCCTCCAGCTTGATCATGATT GGTCGTGGAGTCTACAACATGTCTCATGGAATTGGTAAGAAGCAGTGA